In Arthrobacter ramosus, one DNA window encodes the following:
- a CDS encoding glycerol-3-phosphate dehydrogenase/oxidase, translating to MGYTSNSGSAAGSPRRTSVSALRERPQAQVLIIGGGINGVGTFRDLALQGVDVALVERGDYCQGASGASSHMIHGGIRYLENGEFRLVQESVVERNRLLKIAPHYVKPLQTTIPIFSTFSGILSAPTRFLTHKQGKPKERGAFLIKLGLSMYDFFSRDGGSVPRHQFRGKEKALAELPRLHPGIKYAATYFDASVHNPERLTLDVLQDGEKAGIGSGLPGGSARASNYVSLVSKASDADSAGAVLLRDELTGEEFSFQADVIVNTTGAWVDLTNEAMGAASRFMGGTKGSHIVLDHPELLAACGGREIFFEHTDGRIVLIYPMGDRVLVGTTDVEADIAQDAVCTEAEIDYFFDLVGHVFPSIKVERSHIVYSFAGVRPLPRHDDTQPGFVSRDYRIERSERKASDTAAAQGGKAAVVLSLIGGKWTTFRALAEHLSNDVLRELGMERKTSTAKLAIGGGLGFPDSEDGVQDWVKTHMAPGLGADRVSGLLTRYGTRAKDVIAYLKAGEDRKLRSTNELSVRELEFMALNEQLGHLVDVLIRRTSLAFRGLVTGELLNEIAEVLATQLGWDSAKREAEIQHAQEVLLRFHGVTVHSLVA from the coding sequence TTGGGATACACCAGCAATTCCGGTTCCGCAGCAGGATCACCCCGTCGGACCTCGGTTTCGGCACTTCGCGAACGGCCGCAGGCCCAGGTGCTGATCATCGGTGGCGGCATCAACGGCGTCGGAACCTTCCGTGATTTGGCACTGCAGGGAGTGGACGTCGCCCTCGTGGAACGCGGCGATTACTGCCAAGGCGCCAGCGGAGCGTCATCCCACATGATCCACGGCGGCATCCGCTACCTCGAGAACGGGGAATTCCGCCTCGTTCAGGAATCGGTGGTCGAGCGCAACCGGCTTTTGAAGATCGCTCCCCATTACGTCAAGCCCCTGCAGACGACCATCCCCATCTTCAGCACCTTCTCCGGAATACTTTCCGCCCCCACACGCTTCCTCACGCACAAGCAAGGCAAACCGAAAGAACGCGGCGCCTTTCTCATCAAGCTCGGACTGAGCATGTACGACTTCTTCTCCCGCGACGGCGGCAGCGTCCCCCGCCATCAGTTCCGTGGCAAAGAGAAGGCCTTGGCTGAGTTGCCGCGATTGCACCCCGGAATCAAATACGCAGCCACCTACTTTGACGCCTCCGTGCACAACCCGGAGCGCTTGACGCTCGATGTGCTGCAGGACGGCGAAAAGGCGGGTATCGGAAGCGGCTTGCCGGGCGGCAGCGCCAGGGCCAGCAACTACGTGTCCCTTGTCTCAAAGGCTTCAGACGCCGATTCAGCCGGCGCTGTTTTGCTGCGCGATGAACTCACGGGCGAAGAATTCAGCTTCCAGGCCGACGTGATCGTCAACACCACCGGCGCCTGGGTGGACCTCACCAACGAGGCAATGGGTGCCGCGAGCCGTTTCATGGGCGGAACCAAGGGCTCCCACATTGTCCTGGACCACCCGGAATTGCTCGCAGCGTGCGGCGGCCGCGAGATTTTCTTCGAACACACGGACGGGCGGATCGTGCTGATCTACCCGATGGGTGACCGTGTCCTGGTCGGCACCACCGACGTCGAGGCCGACATAGCCCAGGATGCAGTGTGCACCGAAGCCGAGATTGACTACTTCTTCGACCTCGTCGGCCACGTCTTCCCCTCCATCAAGGTCGAGCGCAGCCATATCGTGTACAGCTTCGCCGGCGTCCGGCCGCTTCCGCGCCACGATGACACCCAGCCGGGCTTCGTATCCCGCGACTACCGCATCGAGCGAAGCGAGCGGAAGGCCTCCGATACGGCGGCCGCCCAAGGCGGCAAGGCCGCCGTCGTACTTTCATTGATCGGCGGAAAGTGGACCACTTTCCGGGCCCTCGCCGAACACCTGAGCAACGACGTCCTCCGCGAACTGGGCATGGAGCGGAAGACCTCGACGGCGAAGCTCGCCATCGGAGGCGGCCTGGGTTTCCCGGACAGCGAAGACGGGGTCCAGGACTGGGTCAAGACGCACATGGCCCCCGGTCTCGGTGCCGATCGGGTCAGCGGCCTGCTGACCCGCTACGGCACCCGCGCCAAGGACGTCATCGCCTACCTCAAGGCAGGCGAGGACCGGAAGCTGCGCTCCACGAACGAGCTCAGCGTCCGGGAGCTCGAGTTCATGGCCCTCAACGAACAGCTCGGGCACCTCGTGGATGTCCTCATCCGCCGCACCTCGCTGGCCTTCCGGGGCCTCGTGACCGGGGAGCTCCTGAA